A window of the Aeromicrobium phoceense genome harbors these coding sequences:
- a CDS encoding precorrin-2 C(20)-methyltransferase has translation MSGRLYGVGVGPGDPELITLKAARLIGAADVIVFHQGVGKQSNARRIAAELIPSGVVEEALVYPVTTQTTEHPGGYAGAMADFYAECAERVRAHLAAGRDVVVLAEGDPMLYGSFMYLHDRLSPDFETQVVAGVPAFAAATATTALPLVRQTDVLTVLPGTLPEPELARRLADTDGAVIMKLGRTFAKVRSALEQAGRVEGSWYVERASMDAERVLPVADVDPETVPYFSIVLVPGDTRPGVARYDNPVAEAVAPAAEAEVVVVGLGPGPDHWISPEASQVLAEVGHVIGYGPYVQRVPQRPGLVRHASGNTVEVDRAREALDLALAGERVAVVSGGDAGIFGMASAVFEAAEDPRYADVSVRVVPGISAVQAVAARAGAPIGADFAVMSLSDRLKPWDVVVRRLRAVAAADLVLALYNPRSRSRTEQVAQAKAVLLEHKSPDTVVVVGRDVGRAEESLTVTTLGDLDPETVDMKCLLLIGASSTRVTPSGRVWSPRYVE, from the coding sequence GTGAGCGGGCGGCTGTACGGCGTCGGCGTCGGCCCCGGCGACCCCGAGCTGATCACCCTCAAGGCCGCCCGGCTCATCGGCGCGGCCGACGTGATCGTCTTCCACCAGGGCGTGGGCAAGCAGTCGAACGCGCGACGGATCGCGGCCGAGCTGATCCCGTCAGGGGTGGTCGAGGAGGCCCTCGTCTACCCCGTGACGACGCAGACGACCGAGCACCCCGGTGGCTACGCCGGGGCGATGGCCGACTTCTACGCCGAGTGCGCCGAACGGGTGCGCGCGCACCTGGCGGCCGGCCGCGACGTCGTCGTCCTGGCCGAGGGCGATCCGATGCTCTACGGCTCGTTCATGTACCTGCACGACCGGCTCTCGCCCGACTTCGAGACCCAGGTGGTCGCCGGCGTCCCCGCGTTCGCCGCGGCCACGGCCACCACCGCGCTGCCGCTCGTGCGCCAGACCGACGTGCTGACCGTGCTGCCCGGCACCCTGCCCGAGCCCGAGCTCGCCCGCCGCCTCGCCGACACCGACGGGGCCGTGATCATGAAGCTCGGCCGGACCTTCGCGAAGGTGCGCTCCGCGCTGGAGCAGGCCGGACGCGTCGAGGGCTCCTGGTACGTCGAGCGCGCCTCGATGGACGCCGAGCGCGTCCTGCCCGTGGCGGACGTCGATCCCGAGACGGTCCCGTACTTCTCGATCGTGCTGGTGCCCGGCGACACCCGGCCCGGCGTGGCGCGGTACGACAACCCTGTCGCGGAGGCCGTCGCCCCGGCCGCGGAGGCCGAGGTCGTCGTCGTGGGACTGGGCCCGGGACCGGACCACTGGATCTCGCCCGAGGCGTCGCAGGTGCTGGCCGAGGTCGGTCACGTGATCGGGTACGGGCCCTACGTGCAGCGCGTCCCGCAGCGACCCGGGCTCGTCCGCCACGCCTCCGGCAACACGGTCGAGGTCGACCGGGCCCGCGAGGCGCTCGACCTCGCCCTGGCCGGCGAGCGGGTCGCGGTGGTGTCGGGCGGCGACGCCGGGATCTTCGGGATGGCCTCGGCCGTCTTCGAGGCCGCCGAGGACCCGCGCTACGCCGACGTCTCGGTCCGTGTCGTGCCCGGCATCTCGGCCGTGCAGGCCGTCGCGGCGCGCGCCGGCGCGCCGATCGGCGCCGACTTCGCCGTGATGAGCCTCTCGGACCGGCTGAAGCCCTGGGACGTCGTGGTACGCCGCCTGCGGGCGGTCGCCGCGGCCGACCTCGTCCTGGCGCTCTACAACCCGCGGTCGCGGTCGCGCACCGAGCAGGTGGCGCAGGCGAAGGCCGTGCTGCTGGAGCACAAGTCGCCCGACACCGTCGTGGTCGTCGGTCGCGACGTGGGCCGCGCCGAGGAGAGCCTCACGGTCACGACGCTCGGCGACCTCGATCCCGAGACCGTCGACATGAAGTGCCTGCTGCTGATCGGCGCCTCGTCGACCCGGGTCACGCCGTCCGGACGCGTCTGGAGCCCTCGCTACGTCGAGTGA
- a CDS encoding precorrin-8X methylmutase produces MTLAPPSRRYDYVTDGAAIYVDSFATIRAEADLSRIPADAEKVAVRMIHACGQTDLTRDLVIHPGLVSAARSALESGAPIITDAHMVAAGVTRARLPRENDVLCFLRDPAVPTLAKEWGTTRSAAAVSLWTERLDGAVVAFGNAPTALFHLLETLRDGGPRPAAIIGTPVGFIGAAESKQALIDLATDDPGLDVPFLAVTGRRGGSAMAASALNALAQEAE; encoded by the coding sequence ATGACTCTCGCCCCACCGTCGCGCCGCTACGACTACGTCACCGACGGCGCCGCGATCTACGTCGACTCCTTCGCCACGATCCGCGCCGAGGCCGACCTGTCGCGCATCCCCGCGGACGCCGAGAAGGTGGCGGTCCGGATGATCCACGCGTGCGGTCAGACCGACCTGACCCGGGACCTCGTGATCCATCCCGGTCTGGTGTCCGCGGCCCGCTCCGCGCTCGAGTCGGGGGCCCCGATCATCACCGACGCGCACATGGTCGCCGCCGGCGTGACGCGGGCCCGGCTGCCGCGCGAGAACGACGTCCTGTGCTTCCTGCGCGACCCCGCCGTCCCGACGCTCGCGAAGGAGTGGGGCACCACGCGGTCGGCCGCCGCGGTGTCGCTCTGGACCGAGCGGCTGGACGGTGCGGTCGTCGCGTTCGGCAACGCGCCCACGGCGCTGTTCCACCTCCTCGAGACGCTCCGCGACGGAGGCCCGCGGCCGGCCGCGATCATCGGCACCCCGGTGGGCTTCATCGGCGCCGCCGAGTCGAAGCAGGCCCTGATCGACCTCGCGACCGACGATCCGGGCCTCGACGTGCCGTTCCTCGCCGTCACCGGACGCCGGGGCGGATCCGCGATGGCCGCGTCGGCGCTCAACGCCCTGGCCCAGGAGGCGGAGTGA
- a CDS encoding sulfite reductase subunit beta: MTGRTRRDLCPGLLRPWIADDGALIRVRIPGGAVSVDALGGLLDVARDHGDGTVHLTSRANLQVRAIPHDDGCLSDAVVDAVMATGLMPSTSHERIRNVMASPLTGRSGGRADLRPVVEELDRRLCAEPSLAALAGRFLFVLDDGRGDVLDRDLDLGLVALDADTAQVRVGTESWGPVVPLPASAETLAALASRFVELAGARAKSPWHVDELLGGGAALLTSPSQPHPGTRVSSAPPDLGRIEQVDGRIAWHLPVPDGRLDARLFDEVRAHGAHRLVVTPWRTLIVPDLENA, from the coding sequence GTGACCGGACGGACTCGACGCGACCTGTGCCCCGGCCTGCTGCGCCCGTGGATCGCCGACGACGGCGCCCTGATCCGGGTCCGCATCCCGGGCGGTGCCGTGTCAGTCGACGCCCTCGGAGGGCTCCTCGACGTCGCCCGGGACCACGGCGACGGCACGGTGCACCTGACCAGCCGTGCCAACCTGCAGGTGCGGGCGATCCCGCACGACGACGGCTGCCTGTCCGACGCCGTCGTGGACGCGGTCATGGCCACGGGCCTGATGCCCTCGACGTCGCACGAGCGCATCCGCAACGTCATGGCGTCGCCGCTCACCGGCCGGTCCGGCGGGCGAGCGGACCTGCGACCCGTCGTCGAGGAGCTCGACCGCCGGCTGTGCGCCGAGCCGAGCCTCGCGGCCCTGGCCGGGCGCTTCCTGTTCGTCCTCGACGACGGGCGTGGTGACGTGCTCGACCGGGACCTCGACCTGGGCCTCGTCGCCCTCGACGCGGACACCGCCCAGGTCCGTGTCGGCACCGAATCGTGGGGCCCCGTGGTCCCCCTGCCCGCCTCCGCGGAGACCCTTGCGGCACTCGCCTCGCGGTTCGTCGAGCTCGCGGGAGCCCGGGCGAAGTCGCCCTGGCACGTCGACGAGCTCCTCGGCGGCGGCGCGGCGCTGCTCACCTCGCCGTCGCAGCCCCACCCCGGCACCCGGGTGAGCAGCGCTCCCCCGGACCTTGGCAGGATCGAGCAGGTCGACGGCCGCATTGCGTGGCACCTGCCGGTGCCCGACGGCCGGCTCGACGCCCGCCTGTTCGACGAGGTCCGCGCGCACGGAGCGCACCGCCTCGTGGTGACGCCGTGGCGCACCCTGATCGTCCCCGACCTGGAGAACGCATGA
- a CDS encoding ABC transporter substrate-binding protein: MRTPSRRPLVLLVGAALALSACSSSDATPDAETAAGYPREVENCGRTTAVTAPPERIVSLNQGSTEILLSLGLADRMAGTSTWTDPVMEGLEEDNAKVERLADSTPSMERVLQTEPDLVTASFASVLGQGGVGSADAFEKLGVPTYLSPAECEGKENEGDGDGARTGVLEIDTIYREVTELAELLDVEAQGEELVASLQDRVAAASAKAPEDEVTVLYWFANSEAPYMAGCCGGPGIITRALGLKNVFDDTKSEWPQIGWETVAERDPDVLVIGDLTRKSQTAETAKAKIEFLETNPVTREMTAVRNRRYVALTGAALNPSIRTVEGLEQVADALADFGLSR; the protein is encoded by the coding sequence GTGCGTACTCCATCCCGTCGTCCCCTCGTCCTGCTCGTCGGTGCCGCGCTCGCGCTGAGCGCCTGCTCGAGCAGCGATGCCACCCCCGATGCCGAGACCGCCGCGGGCTACCCGCGCGAGGTCGAGAACTGCGGTCGCACGACCGCCGTCACGGCCCCTCCCGAGCGCATCGTGTCGCTCAACCAAGGTTCGACCGAGATCCTGCTGTCCCTCGGGCTCGCCGACCGCATGGCCGGCACGTCCACCTGGACGGATCCCGTCATGGAGGGCCTCGAGGAGGACAACGCGAAGGTCGAGCGACTCGCGGACAGCACGCCCTCGATGGAGCGGGTGCTCCAGACCGAGCCCGACCTCGTCACCGCCTCGTTCGCGAGCGTGCTCGGCCAGGGCGGCGTCGGCTCGGCGGACGCCTTCGAGAAGCTCGGCGTCCCGACGTACCTGTCGCCCGCCGAGTGCGAGGGCAAGGAGAACGAGGGCGACGGCGACGGCGCGCGCACCGGCGTCCTCGAGATCGACACGATCTACCGGGAGGTCACCGAGCTCGCCGAGCTGCTCGACGTCGAGGCGCAGGGCGAGGAGCTCGTCGCCAGCCTGCAGGACCGAGTGGCCGCAGCGTCCGCGAAGGCGCCGGAGGACGAGGTCACCGTCCTCTACTGGTTCGCCAACAGCGAGGCGCCCTACATGGCCGGCTGCTGCGGCGGGCCCGGCATCATCACCCGGGCCCTGGGCCTGAAGAACGTCTTCGACGACACGAAGTCCGAGTGGCCCCAGATCGGCTGGGAGACGGTCGCGGAGCGTGACCCCGACGTCCTCGTGATCGGCGACCTCACCCGCAAGAGCCAGACGGCCGAGACGGCGAAGGCCAAGATCGAGTTCCTCGAGACCAACCCGGTCACCCGCGAGATGACGGCGGTGAGGAACCGCCGCTACGTCGCCCTCACCGGCGCCGCCCTGAACCCCTCGATCCGCACCGTCGAAGGACTGGAGCAGGTCGCCGACGCACTGGCCGACTTCGGCCTCTCACGGTGA
- a CDS encoding FecCD family ABC transporter permease — MTTTRRAWFLGSAGLALLVASACIAVTIGPSDVGPRSVVSLAWSRLAGGESGLSRIQEGIVWDLRLPRTLLAAACGAGLAVCGVILQSLLRNPLADPFVLGVSSGASTGAVSIVVLGVGAGAVGLAAGAFVGAIGAFLLVLVLAAAAGGTTDRVVLAGVAATQLFSALTSFIVFTSADAEQTRGVLFWLLGSLGSASWSDVAVVGVTVVGAVIACLLLASTLDAFAFGQDSAATLGIDVARARLILLVVTALTTAVIVSTSGAIGFVGLVLPHVARAMVGVNHRRMLPLAAISGAVFLVWVDTAARTVIAPQELPVGVATALLGVPAFALILLRRKGARA, encoded by the coding sequence GTGACGACGACCCGGCGCGCCTGGTTCCTGGGCTCCGCAGGGCTGGCCCTGCTGGTGGCCTCGGCCTGCATCGCGGTCACGATCGGACCCTCCGACGTGGGTCCGCGGTCGGTCGTGTCCCTGGCGTGGTCGCGACTGGCCGGGGGCGAGTCCGGGCTGAGCCGGATCCAGGAGGGCATCGTCTGGGACCTGCGGCTGCCGCGGACGCTGCTTGCGGCGGCCTGCGGTGCCGGGCTGGCCGTGTGCGGCGTCATCCTGCAGTCCCTGCTGCGGAACCCGCTGGCCGACCCATTCGTGCTGGGTGTCTCCTCCGGTGCCTCGACCGGAGCCGTGTCGATCGTCGTCCTCGGGGTCGGTGCGGGCGCGGTGGGCCTGGCCGCCGGAGCGTTCGTCGGCGCCATCGGGGCCTTCCTGCTCGTGCTCGTCCTGGCCGCGGCGGCCGGCGGGACCACCGACCGCGTCGTCCTCGCCGGGGTCGCGGCCACCCAGCTGTTCTCGGCGCTGACGTCGTTCATCGTCTTCACCTCCGCCGACGCGGAGCAGACGCGCGGCGTCCTCTTCTGGCTGCTCGGGTCGCTGGGCAGCGCCTCCTGGTCCGACGTCGCGGTCGTCGGCGTGACGGTGGTCGGGGCCGTGATCGCGTGCCTGCTGCTGGCGTCGACGCTCGACGCGTTCGCCTTCGGCCAGGACAGCGCGGCCACGCTCGGCATCGACGTGGCCCGTGCGCGACTGATCCTGCTCGTCGTGACCGCCCTGACCACCGCGGTCATCGTCAGCACCTCGGGGGCGATCGGGTTCGTCGGACTCGTGCTGCCGCACGTCGCGCGGGCGATGGTGGGCGTCAACCACCGGCGGATGCTGCCGCTCGCGGCGATCAGCGGGGCCGTGTTCCTGGTCTGGGTCGACACCGCGGCCCGCACCGTCATCGCGCCGCAGGAGCTCCCGGTCGGTGTCGCCACCGCCCTGCTGGGCGTCCCCGCCTTCGCCCTCATCCTGCTGCGGCGGAAGGGTGCGCGGGCATGA
- a CDS encoding ABC transporter ATP-binding protein translates to MNLTAHTVSWSVRDRLIVDGVSITAAPGSMVGLLGPNGSGKSSLLRLLAGLRAPTTGVVRLGDDDLASLRRREIAQRVGVVEQESATDTDPLVRDVIELGRIPHRRSWQPVGERDVEAIRRAAAATGVLDRLEQPYATLSGGERQRVQIARALAQDPEVLLLDEPTNHLDVRHQLDVLRLVRDAEVTAVAALHDLNLAAAYCDEIVVLADGRVVAAGTPVQVITEELVADVYGVKAFVERHRITGALTVVWQP, encoded by the coding sequence ATGAACCTCACCGCTCACACCGTCTCGTGGTCGGTTCGCGACCGGCTGATCGTCGACGGCGTCAGCATCACGGCCGCACCCGGCTCGATGGTCGGGCTGCTCGGCCCCAACGGGTCGGGCAAGTCGAGCCTGCTCCGCCTCCTCGCGGGCCTGCGCGCGCCCACGACCGGCGTCGTCCGCCTCGGCGACGACGACCTCGCGTCCCTGCGGCGCCGCGAGATCGCCCAGCGGGTCGGCGTGGTCGAGCAGGAGTCGGCCACCGACACCGACCCGCTGGTCCGTGACGTCATCGAGCTCGGTCGCATCCCGCACCGGCGCTCGTGGCAGCCCGTGGGGGAGCGGGACGTCGAGGCCATCCGTCGCGCCGCCGCGGCGACCGGAGTCCTGGACCGGCTCGAGCAGCCCTACGCGACGCTGTCCGGCGGCGAGCGGCAGCGCGTGCAGATCGCCCGCGCGCTGGCCCAGGACCCCGAGGTCCTGCTGCTCGACGAGCCGACCAACCACCTCGACGTCCGACACCAGCTGGACGTGCTGCGGCTCGTCCGCGACGCGGAGGTCACCGCCGTCGCCGCGCTGCACGACCTCAACCTCGCGGCGGCGTACTGCGACGAGATCGTCGTCCTCGCCGACGGCCGCGTCGTGGCCGCCGGGACGCCCGTCCAGGTGATCACCGAGGAGCTCGTCGCCGACGTCTACGGCGTGAAGGCCTTCGTCGAGCGCCATCGCATCACCGGCGCGCTGACCGTGGTGTGGCAGCCATGA
- the cobN gene encoding cobaltochelatase subunit CobN, which produces MTRIALMSTSDTDLLSARASGADYTWANPARVTDERRDELTADADLVVLRVLGSPEDVRDVAAVIRQSGRPLVVLGGERTPNAALMELSTVPIGICAEAHRYLAEGGTENLRQLHAFLSDTVLLTGEGFEPPALLPEWGVSRQPAPSDLPRVGILYYRAHEVSGNHAFAHELADAIDATGRACGVPVYVSSLRAAADDLFAELGTLDAIVVTVLAAGGSKPAAVSAGGDDESWDVERLRALDVPVLQALALTSSRAEWEASDDGVTPLDSATQIAIPEFDGRLITVPFSFKEVDADGLPRYVTDAERCARVAGIAVNHARLRHVPPAERKVALVLSAYPTKHSRIGNAVGLDTPVSAIRLLRQLRDAGYDLGEPGAIPGLDPLPPVEGEEPDTTSGNALIHALIEAGGQDEEWLTQAQLSESHVRISRDDYLRWTAHLPAALREEMVETWGEAPGSLFVDDAGDIVLATLRAGNVVILIQPPRGFGENPVAIYHDPDMPPSHHYLAAYRWLEQGFGADAVVHLGKHGSMEWLPGKNAALSAACATDAAIGSMPLIYPFLVNDPGEGAQAKRRAHATIVDHLVPPMARAEGYGDIAKLEQLLDEYANVAAMDPPKLPAIRQQIWTLMQSAQMHRDLGLEERPGDEEFDDFLLHVDGWLCEIKDVQIRDGLHVLGQAPAGEGRVNLVLAVLRATQVWGGQNRALPGLRAALGLADDAPTAEVDAVEAQARGLVEAMEKAGWDPQAIDTLHDDPVVRDVLRFAAEQVVPRLAATTDELTNILHALDGGFVQAGPSGSPLRGLVNVLPTGRNFYTVDPRAVPSRLAWDTGQAMAESLVTRHLEDTGEHPRSVGLSVWGTSAMRTSGDDIAEVLALMGVRPTWDPASRRVNGLEVIGLEELGRPRIDVTVRISGFFRDAFPHVIEILDDAVQLVAGLDEPDELNFVRAHTRQDLAEHGDERRATTRIFGSKPGSYGAGILQVVESGSWRDDADLAEVYTAWGGFAYGRGLDGVAASDDMRTSYRRIAVAAKNIDSREHDIADSDDYFQYHGGMIATVRALTGTEPKAYVGDSTTPDAVRTRSLQEETNRVFRSRVVNPRWISAMQRHGYKGAFELAATVDYLFGFDATAGVVHDWMYESLAKEYVLDETNQEFMRRSNPWALRGIVERLNEAADRGLWDEPDPEVMAEMARVYLEVEGDLEDDA; this is translated from the coding sequence ATGACCCGCATCGCCCTCATGTCCACGTCGGACACCGACCTGCTCTCGGCCCGTGCCAGCGGCGCGGACTACACCTGGGCCAACCCGGCCCGCGTCACGGACGAAAGGCGGGACGAGCTCACCGCCGACGCCGATCTCGTGGTCCTGCGCGTGCTCGGATCGCCCGAGGACGTGCGCGACGTCGCAGCGGTCATCCGGCAGTCCGGCCGGCCGCTCGTCGTGCTCGGCGGCGAGCGCACGCCCAACGCCGCGCTGATGGAGCTGTCGACGGTGCCGATCGGCATCTGCGCCGAGGCCCACCGCTACCTCGCCGAGGGCGGCACCGAGAACCTGCGCCAGCTGCACGCGTTCCTGTCCGACACGGTGCTGCTGACCGGTGAGGGATTCGAGCCGCCGGCGCTGCTGCCGGAGTGGGGTGTGAGCCGCCAGCCCGCGCCGAGCGACCTGCCACGGGTCGGCATCCTCTACTACCGGGCCCACGAGGTCAGCGGGAACCACGCCTTCGCCCACGAGCTGGCCGATGCCATCGATGCCACCGGCCGGGCCTGCGGCGTGCCGGTCTACGTCTCGTCGCTGCGCGCGGCGGCCGACGACCTCTTCGCCGAGCTCGGCACGCTCGACGCGATCGTCGTCACGGTCCTGGCCGCCGGCGGCTCGAAGCCTGCGGCGGTGAGCGCCGGCGGGGACGACGAGTCGTGGGACGTCGAGCGGCTGCGGGCGCTGGACGTGCCCGTCCTCCAGGCGCTCGCACTCACCTCCAGCCGCGCGGAGTGGGAGGCGTCCGACGACGGCGTGACCCCGCTCGACTCCGCCACCCAGATCGCCATCCCGGAGTTCGACGGGCGCCTCATCACGGTGCCGTTCTCCTTCAAGGAGGTCGATGCCGACGGCCTGCCGCGCTACGTCACCGACGCCGAGCGCTGCGCCCGCGTGGCCGGCATCGCGGTGAACCACGCGCGCCTGCGCCACGTGCCGCCGGCCGAGCGCAAGGTCGCCCTCGTGCTGTCGGCCTACCCCACCAAGCACAGCCGCATCGGCAACGCAGTCGGGCTGGACACTCCCGTGTCGGCCATCCGGCTGCTCCGCCAGCTGCGCGACGCCGGCTACGACCTCGGTGAGCCCGGCGCGATCCCGGGTCTCGACCCGCTGCCGCCGGTCGAGGGGGAGGAGCCGGACACGACGTCGGGCAACGCCCTGATCCACGCGCTCATCGAGGCCGGCGGCCAGGACGAGGAGTGGCTGACCCAGGCCCAGCTGAGCGAGTCGCACGTGCGGATCAGCCGCGACGACTACCTCCGGTGGACCGCCCACCTGCCCGCTGCGCTGCGCGAGGAGATGGTGGAGACCTGGGGCGAGGCGCCCGGCTCGCTGTTCGTCGATGACGCCGGCGACATCGTCCTGGCGACCCTGCGGGCGGGCAACGTCGTGATCCTCATCCAGCCGCCGCGCGGCTTCGGCGAGAACCCGGTCGCGATCTACCACGACCCGGACATGCCCCCGTCGCACCACTACCTCGCGGCCTACCGATGGCTCGAGCAGGGCTTCGGTGCCGACGCGGTCGTCCACCTGGGCAAGCACGGCTCGATGGAGTGGCTGCCGGGCAAGAACGCCGCGCTGTCGGCGGCGTGCGCCACCGACGCAGCGATCGGCAGCATGCCGCTGATCTACCCGTTCCTCGTCAACGACCCGGGCGAGGGCGCCCAGGCCAAGCGCCGGGCCCACGCCACGATCGTCGACCACCTCGTCCCGCCGATGGCACGGGCCGAGGGCTACGGCGACATCGCGAAGCTGGAGCAGCTGCTCGACGAGTACGCCAACGTCGCCGCGATGGACCCGCCCAAGCTGCCCGCGATCCGCCAGCAGATCTGGACCCTCATGCAGTCCGCCCAGATGCACCGCGACCTCGGCCTCGAGGAACGACCCGGCGACGAGGAGTTCGACGACTTCCTGCTGCACGTCGACGGCTGGCTGTGCGAGATCAAGGACGTCCAGATCCGCGACGGCCTGCACGTCCTGGGCCAGGCACCGGCAGGGGAGGGGCGCGTGAACCTCGTCCTCGCGGTGCTGCGCGCCACGCAGGTCTGGGGCGGCCAGAACCGCGCCCTGCCGGGGCTGCGCGCCGCGCTCGGCCTCGCCGACGACGCCCCGACGGCCGAGGTCGACGCCGTCGAGGCTCAGGCCCGTGGCCTCGTCGAGGCGATGGAGAAGGCCGGCTGGGATCCGCAGGCGATCGACACGCTCCACGACGACCCGGTGGTCCGCGACGTCCTGCGCTTCGCGGCCGAGCAGGTCGTGCCGCGCCTCGCGGCCACGACCGACGAGCTGACGAACATCCTGCACGCGCTCGACGGCGGCTTCGTCCAGGCGGGCCCCTCCGGCTCGCCGCTGCGCGGACTCGTGAACGTCCTGCCGACGGGCCGGAACTTCTACACCGTCGACCCGCGCGCCGTGCCGTCGCGACTGGCCTGGGACACCGGCCAGGCGATGGCCGAGTCGCTCGTCACCCGTCACCTCGAGGACACCGGCGAGCACCCGCGCTCGGTGGGCCTCTCCGTCTGGGGCACGTCCGCGATGCGCACGTCGGGCGACGACATCGCCGAGGTGCTCGCGCTGATGGGCGTGCGGCCGACGTGGGACCCGGCGTCGCGCCGGGTCAACGGGCTCGAGGTCATCGGGCTCGAGGAGCTCGGTCGCCCGCGCATCGACGTCACCGTGCGCATCTCGGGGTTCTTCCGGGACGCGTTCCCGCACGTCATCGAGATCCTCGACGACGCGGTCCAGCTCGTGGCCGGCCTCGACGAGCCGGACGAGCTGAACTTCGTCCGAGCGCACACGCGGCAGGACCTCGCGGAGCATGGCGACGAGCGCCGCGCGACGACGCGCATCTTCGGCTCCAAGCCCGGCTCGTACGGCGCGGGCATCCTCCAGGTGGTGGAGTCCGGCTCGTGGCGCGACGACGCCGACCTCGCCGAGGTCTACACCGCGTGGGGCGGCTTCGCCTACGGTCGCGGGCTCGACGGCGTGGCGGCGAGTGACGACATGCGGACGAGCTACCGCAGGATCGCGGTCGCGGCGAAGAACATCGACTCGCGCGAGCACGACATCGCCGACTCGGACGACTACTTCCAGTACCACGGCGGCATGATCGCCACGGTCCGCGCGCTGACCGGCACCGAGCCCAAGGCGTACGTCGGCGACTCGACCACCCCCGACGCGGTGCGCACGCGGTCACTGCAGGAGGAGACGAACCGCGTCTTCCGCTCGCGCGTCGTGAACCCGCGCTGGATCTCGGCGATGCAGCGCCACGGCTACAAGGGCGCGTTCGAGCTCGCCGCCACGGTCGACTACCTGTTCGGCTTCGACGCGACGGCCGGAGTCGTCCACGACTGGATGTACGAGTCGCTCGCGAAGGAGTACGTCCTGGACGAGACGAACCAGGAGTTCATGCGCCGGTCGAACCCGTGGGCCCTGCGCGGAATCGTCGAGCGGCTCAACGAGGCGGCCGACCGTGGCCTGTGGGACGAGCCGGATCCGGAGGTCATGGCCGAGATGGCGCGCGTCTACCTGGAGGTCGAGGGCGACCTCGAGGACGACGCGTGA